From one Thermodesulfobacteriota bacterium genomic stretch:
- a CDS encoding methyl-accepting chemotaxis protein: MGISRKLLLLLLLTLVITAATAGAAGWLIQRVAAEGRQLLDQQAAEGQQVFQLVQDAAQVQATVQELLRSEDIDRIEQLMARNDRVIADARASLGALADGEEAVAALATLTAANSKVVATFLQGSQAVAIQFAIEEANPAFEALMAAIDRRQALARERAARSLAETQARIRRQVSATAGAVGAGLLVLAAVGWQLWRETTRRLTGAADRLQEVTLAIGHAADEMVASSHALAQGSGQGAAAVEETTAAMAEIESMVRSSAENAENVRQVGSEARSAAEAGVEQVRRMAGAMDEIKAASAQVGRIVKAIDEIAFQTNLLALNAAVEAARAGEAGLGFAVVAEEVRSLAQRSARAAQESAQLIAEASARADNGVSVSQEVGATFDAIAHRVRTIDTLISGIAASSQEQAQGIGQIDTSLAEIDKVTQATAASAEETAAVAQALGQQTGHLQATVRDLQRLLHATGPGSSLAAPEAGAHRLRIPRPA; encoded by the coding sequence ATGGGTATCTCCCGCAAGCTGCTGCTGCTCCTCCTCCTGACCCTGGTCATCACTGCCGCCACCGCCGGAGCTGCCGGCTGGCTGATCCAGCGGGTGGCGGCCGAAGGGCGGCAGCTGCTGGATCAGCAGGCCGCGGAAGGCCAACAGGTGTTCCAGCTGGTGCAGGACGCGGCCCAGGTCCAGGCCACGGTGCAGGAGCTGCTCCGCAGCGAGGACATTGACCGCATCGAGCAGCTCATGGCCAGAAATGATCGGGTGATCGCCGATGCCCGGGCCTCCCTGGGGGCATTGGCCGATGGCGAGGAGGCGGTTGCCGCCCTGGCGACCCTGACCGCCGCCAACAGCAAGGTGGTGGCCACCTTTCTGCAAGGCAGCCAGGCGGTGGCTATCCAGTTTGCCATCGAGGAGGCGAACCCGGCCTTCGAGGCCCTGATGGCCGCCATCGACCGGCGGCAGGCCCTGGCCCGGGAGCGCGCGGCCAGGAGCCTCGCCGAGACACAAGCCCGGATTCGCCGCCAGGTCAGCGCCACGGCCGGGGCCGTTGGTGCTGGTCTGCTGGTCCTCGCCGCGGTGGGCTGGCAGCTGTGGCGGGAGACGACCAGGCGCCTCACCGGTGCGGCCGACAGGCTGCAGGAGGTGACCCTGGCGATCGGCCACGCCGCCGATGAGATGGTGGCCTCCAGTCACGCCCTGGCCCAGGGCAGCGGCCAGGGGGCGGCTGCGGTGGAAGAGACCACCGCCGCCATGGCCGAGATCGAGAGCATGGTGCGATCATCCGCCGAGAACGCGGAGAACGTACGCCAGGTAGGCAGTGAGGCCCGCAGCGCTGCCGAGGCCGGGGTCGAGCAGGTGCGGCGGATGGCCGGCGCCATGGACGAGATCAAGGCCGCCAGCGCCCAGGTGGGCCGCATCGTCAAGGCCATCGACGAGATCGCCTTCCAGACCAATCTCCTGGCCCTGAACGCCGCGGTGGAGGCGGCCCGGGCCGGTGAGGCCGGCTTGGGCTTCGCGGTGGTGGCCGAGGAGGTGCGCAGCCTGGCCCAGCGTAGCGCCCGGGCAGCCCAGGAAAGCGCCCAGCTCATTGCCGAGGCCAGCGCCAGGGCCGACAACGGGGTCAGCGTCAGCCAGGAGGTGGGTGCCACCTTTGACGCCATCGCCCATCGGGTGCGCACGATCGACACCCTGATCTCCGGCATCGCCGCCTCGTCCCAGGAGCAGGCCCAGGGCATCGGCCAGATCGACACCAGTCTCGCCGAGATCGACAAGGTCACCCAGGCCACCGCCGCCTCGGCCGAGGAGACGGCAGCGGTCGCCCAGGCCTTGGGCCAGCAGACCGGCCATCTGCAGGCCACGGTGCGGGATCTGCAACGGCTCCTGCACGCCACCGGACCAGGCAGCAGCCTGGCTGCACCCGAGGCCGGGGCCCACCGGCTCCGCATCCCCAGGCCGGCGTGA